A window of the Lonchura striata isolate bLonStr1 chromosome 35, bLonStr1.mat, whole genome shotgun sequence genome harbors these coding sequences:
- the LOC110482498 gene encoding Fc receptor-like protein 5, translated as MALLSFVPLLASLPILFPPAAPSDLPLPAPTISVTPPKARFLIGDAVSISCTAPAPPRSDRVVGFRFTATSGWVTDVRTSRARFVHTFNVTDPRDGGFHACSYSVLRNGHHQVHSPASRTVLIDVQGPRRSSGRRFGALRPNIDFCSQQERFYPKIGAKYRPAQPNLTVAPSSVTVEGQPLVFFCAAPPGAAERRFGFFQEELEVTDGIWEGSGAGGARLRVEKSDRNRTGNFSCRYEEMTEGRWIASYRSDAVLVIVKGPCPAPLLSVEPPSGVVAAGQRLRLTCAAPRRRFRRRFRFFHDGAELVPSADDVIGDVTEEGAELLFLRISPEMSGNFSCRLEEEVGGAWLEAPPSRGVAVVVWAPFDFLPLVIGGIVGVALLLLGLLLAAWLCRKRRGGSRWRGMRPGDDTGTFPMGDYEVAA; from the exons ACCTCCCTCTCCCCGCCCCCACCATCTCGGTGACGCCGCCCAAGGCTCGGTTCCTCATCGGCGACGCCGTCTCCATCTCCTGCACcgcgccggcgccgccgcgctCCGACCGCGTCGTGGGCTTCCGCTTCACCGCCACGTCCGGCTGGGTCACCGACGTCCGCACGTCCCGCGCCCGCTTCGTCCACACCTTCAACGTGACCGACCCGCGCGACGGCGGCTTCCACGCCTGCTCCTACAGCGTCCTGCGGAATGGCCACCACCAGGTCCACTCGCCGGCCAGCCGCACCGTGCTCATCGACGTCCAAGGTCCGCGCCGCAGCTCCGGGCGGCGGTTCGGGGCCT TGAGGCCCAACATTGACTTCTGCTCCCAACAGGAGCGTTTTTATCCCAAAATTGGAGCGAAAT ATCGTCCAGCCCAACCCAACCTGACGGTGGCGCCCTCCAGCGTCACCGTGGAAGGGCAGCCCCTGGTCTTCTTctgcgcggccccgcccggcgccgccgagCGCAGATTTGGGTTcttccaggaggagctggaggtcACGGACGGGATCTGGGAAGGTTCCGGAGCCGGCGGCGCCCGGCTGCGGGTGGAGAAGAGCGACCGGAACCGGACCGGGAACTTCAGCTGCCGCTACGAGGAGATGACCGAGGGCCGCTGGATCGCCTCCTACCGCAGCGACGCCGTCCTGGTCATCGTCaaag GTCCATGCCCGGCCCCTCTGCTCTCGGTGGAGCCGCCCTCGGGCGTGGTGGCCGCGGGCCAGCGCCTGCGCCTGACCTGCGCCGCGCCTCGGCGCCGCTTCCGCCGCCGCTTCCGCTTCTTCCACGACGGCGCCGAGCTGGTGCCGAGCGCCGATGACGTCATCGGTGACGTCACCGAGGAGGGGGCGGAGCTGCTCTTCCTGCGGATCTCCCCGGAAATGTCCGGGAATTTCAGCTGCcggctggaggaggaggtgggCGGGGCCTGGCTGGAGGCCCCGCCCAGCCGGGGCGTGGCCGTGGTGGTCTGGG CTCCGTTTGACTTCCTCCCATTGGTCATCGGTGGCATCGTGGGCGTGGccttgctgctcctggggctcctaTTGGCTGCTTGGCTGTGCCGGAAGAGGAGGG GAGGCTCCCGCTGGCGGGGGATGAGGCCCGGCGACGACACCGGCACCTTCCCCATGGGGGACTACGAGGTGGCCGCCTGA